In Mycolicibacterium alvei, a single window of DNA contains:
- a CDS encoding cytochrome P450, which translates to MTIELDVPAMPVERQRLLDPPMAYYHLREEQPITRIRFPSGRIGWLVTRFEEGSQVFSDPRMSSARPRHDVPPEEGVDPYSNDTSEAVDPTFVFMDEPDHSAYRRLLSGRFTPKAVQTRLQPYIDQIVTEHLDTIEALGANGEPVDLIEHLALPIPCLVICELLGVPYADRDKFHHATEAMMDTSRTRAERAEGGLWLRDYITKLVAEKRADPSSEGLLADLIRSSQEEGSILTDNDLVSIGVLLLFAGHDTTMAMIGLSTLTLLTHPEARQNLVEHPDKVGPAVEELLRYLTIVQFGLGRTAKEDLEIGGQQIAKGDLVVVAMPAANRDPRVFDNPDGPDFDRKITRHLAFGYGVHQCLGQNVARAELKTILPQLFTRFPGLRLATPLDQVEMDTYGTNYGVRKLLATW; encoded by the coding sequence ATGACCATCGAACTCGACGTTCCCGCCATGCCCGTCGAACGGCAACGACTGCTCGACCCGCCAATGGCCTACTACCACTTGCGCGAAGAGCAACCCATCACCCGAATCCGGTTCCCCAGCGGCCGAATTGGTTGGCTGGTAACGCGATTCGAGGAAGGCAGCCAAGTCTTCTCCGATCCGCGGATGAGTTCCGCACGGCCCCGCCACGACGTGCCGCCCGAGGAAGGTGTCGATCCCTATTCGAACGACACCTCCGAGGCCGTCGACCCGACGTTCGTGTTCATGGACGAGCCCGACCACAGCGCCTACCGTCGGCTGCTCTCAGGGCGGTTCACCCCGAAAGCCGTCCAAACACGGTTGCAGCCCTACATCGACCAGATCGTGACCGAGCATCTCGACACCATTGAAGCGCTCGGGGCGAACGGCGAACCGGTCGATCTCATCGAACATCTGGCCCTGCCCATCCCGTGCCTCGTCATCTGCGAGCTACTGGGTGTCCCGTACGCCGACCGGGACAAATTCCACCACGCCACCGAGGCCATGATGGACACCAGTCGGACTCGCGCCGAACGTGCTGAAGGCGGCCTCTGGCTGCGTGATTACATCACCAAATTGGTCGCCGAGAAGCGAGCCGATCCCAGCTCAGAAGGACTGCTGGCCGATCTCATTCGCAGCAGCCAGGAGGAAGGCTCGATCCTCACCGACAACGATCTGGTGTCCATCGGAGTCCTCCTGCTGTTCGCCGGTCACGACACGACCATGGCGATGATCGGCTTGTCCACACTCACGTTGCTCACGCACCCGGAGGCACGGCAGAACCTGGTGGAACATCCCGACAAAGTGGGCCCCGCGGTGGAGGAACTGCTCCGCTACCTCACCATCGTCCAGTTCGGCCTCGGCCGGACCGCGAAGGAGGATCTGGAAATCGGTGGTCAGCAGATCGCCAAGGGAGACCTCGTGGTGGTGGCCATGCCTGCGGCCAACCGGGACCCGCGAGTGTTCGACAATCCGGATGGACCCGACTTCGACCGGAAGATCACCCGGCACCTGGCCTTTGGCTATGGCGTACACCAGTGCCTGGGGCAAAATGTCGCCCGTGCCGAGTTGAAAACCATTCTGCCGCAGTTGTTCACGCGGTTCCCGGGGTTGCGCCTGGCGACGCCGCTAGATCAGGTCGAGATGGATACTTATGGGACGAACTACGGCGTGCGCAAACTTCTCGCCACCTGGTGA
- a CDS encoding SDR family NAD(P)-dependent oxidoreductase, producing MRIIVTGGNSGVGRATAGAMVTAGHQVVIACRTLSKGYEAAETMSGDVEVRELDLADLTSVRKFADTVDYVDVLVNNAGVLGLPLTRTADGFEAHMGTNHLGHFALTCLLGDRIRDRVVAVASTNYQTAHIHLHDLNWEHRKYNPWAAYGESKLANLLFVRELTARGVTAYASDPGMTNTSITRDGSGALQWAGRVISPHIAQSPTDGARSTIQAITTTLPNGTYIAPRGPFHQWGTPKPTKLKDKARDANSAKRLWELSAELTGCEWQGYGK from the coding sequence GTGCGGATCATCGTTACGGGCGGAAACAGTGGCGTCGGCAGGGCGACCGCCGGCGCGATGGTCACGGCAGGCCACCAGGTGGTGATCGCCTGCCGGACCCTGAGCAAAGGCTACGAGGCCGCCGAGACGATGTCCGGCGACGTCGAAGTACGCGAACTCGACCTGGCCGATCTCACGAGTGTGCGCAAGTTCGCCGACACGGTCGACTACGTCGACGTACTGGTGAACAACGCCGGCGTCCTGGGCCTGCCACTCACCCGTACCGCGGACGGCTTCGAAGCCCACATGGGCACCAACCACCTCGGCCACTTCGCATTGACCTGCCTGCTCGGCGACCGGATCCGCGATCGCGTGGTGGCGGTGGCCAGCACGAACTACCAAACGGCCCATATCCACCTTCACGACCTGAACTGGGAGCACCGCAAATACAACCCGTGGGCGGCGTACGGGGAATCCAAGCTGGCCAACTTGCTGTTCGTACGTGAGTTGACGGCTCGCGGAGTAACCGCGTACGCCTCGGATCCGGGGATGACGAACACGTCGATCACCCGTGACGGTTCGGGTGCGCTGCAGTGGGCCGGGCGCGTGATTTCACCCCATATCGCCCAGAGTCCGACTGACGGCGCACGTTCCACCATTCAGGCGATCACCACGACACTGCCCAATGGCACCTACATCGCCCCGCGTGGCCCGTTTCACCAGTGGGGCACACCGAAACCCACCAAACTGAAAGACAAGGCCCGGGACGCGAACAGCGCAAAACGGTTGTGGGAGTTGTCCGCCGAACTGACGGGATGCGAGTGGCAGGGCTACGGAAAGTGA
- a CDS encoding SAM-dependent methyltransferase: MARTEGDSWDINESVGATALGVAAGRAAETNSENPLIRDPYAQMFLEAAGDGLWNMYLRSEELPAELAELDPHFKERMQAMMGYTASRTLFFDEFFTDAAAGGIRQSVILAAGLDARAWRLDWPAGSVVYEIDQPKVLDFKFATLEARGVSPLATYVGVPIDLRNDWPAALRAAGFDPTAPTAWSAEGLLPYLTAEAQDVLFERITELSAPGSRVAVEAFSNEFFSAESFARREEQMQRYREAAAKLGREDVAASGNLLYEEERTEVVDWLEAHGWQATGVSAVDLLARNGRSMPEGLDDGIPESVFVDGRLS, encoded by the coding sequence ATGGCTAGAACAGAAGGCGACAGCTGGGACATCAACGAGAGCGTGGGTGCCACCGCCTTGGGTGTCGCCGCGGGTCGGGCAGCGGAGACCAACAGTGAGAACCCGTTGATCCGCGATCCGTATGCGCAGATGTTTCTGGAGGCCGCCGGCGATGGTCTCTGGAACATGTACCTTCGATCAGAAGAATTGCCCGCCGAACTGGCGGAACTGGACCCGCATTTCAAAGAGCGGATGCAGGCGATGATGGGCTACACCGCGTCGCGCACGTTGTTCTTCGACGAATTCTTCACCGACGCGGCGGCGGGCGGCATCCGGCAGTCGGTGATCCTCGCTGCAGGTCTGGACGCCCGGGCTTGGCGGTTGGACTGGCCCGCCGGCAGCGTGGTGTACGAGATCGATCAACCCAAGGTGCTCGACTTCAAGTTCGCCACTCTCGAAGCGCGGGGCGTATCACCGCTGGCGACCTATGTAGGTGTTCCGATCGACCTGCGCAACGACTGGCCGGCCGCGCTGCGCGCAGCGGGTTTCGATCCCACAGCGCCGACGGCCTGGTCGGCCGAGGGGCTGCTGCCGTACCTGACGGCCGAGGCGCAGGATGTGCTGTTCGAGCGGATCACAGAGTTGAGCGCGCCGGGCAGTCGGGTAGCGGTGGAGGCATTCAGCAACGAGTTCTTCAGCGCCGAGAGTTTCGCGCGTCGCGAGGAGCAGATGCAGCGGTATCGCGAAGCCGCTGCAAAACTCGGCCGGGAGGACGTCGCGGCATCGGGCAACCTCCTGTATGAGGAGGAGCGTACTGAGGTCGTCGACTGGCTCGAAGCCCACGGCTGGCAAGCCACTGGTGTGAGCGCAGTCGACCTGCTGGCTCGCAATGGCCGTTCGATGCCGGAGGGTCTGGACGACGGTATTCCAGAAAGCGTCTTCGTCGACGGTCGATTGAGCTAA
- a CDS encoding thiolase C-terminal domain-containing protein — protein MAVAACRDAIADAGLTPADIDGICTFMVNDSEQPIYVGWALGIDELAWANAMYGGGNLVADQIATAAAVIEAGMCKAVLVYRSLNGRSGYRFGHVEGPMQVAHHDQFDTASGFMVPPQWFAMWARRHQHEYGSTSEDLGQIAITQRAHAGPNEHALRRDPLTMDDYLAARWINEPFRVLDCTSEVDGAVAILITGEDIARNAKQPPMWLVGSSNSQGGAGWTEWDDPTEMYSRTAGPKIWDKTGLTPADMDLACMYDCFTYTVMATMEGFGFCEKGEVGKFFSTGRATYGGDVVVNPHGGLLSEGYIHGLNHHYEAALQLRHAAGLRQVDNAQLALVTAGGGPFGGANVYSREKP, from the coding sequence ATGGCGGTGGCCGCTTGCCGCGACGCCATCGCCGATGCGGGCCTGACACCGGCCGACATCGACGGTATCTGCACATTCATGGTCAACGACTCCGAACAACCGATCTACGTCGGGTGGGCGCTGGGCATTGACGAACTGGCCTGGGCCAATGCCATGTACGGCGGCGGGAATCTGGTGGCCGACCAGATCGCCACCGCTGCCGCGGTGATCGAGGCCGGAATGTGTAAGGCAGTGCTGGTGTACCGGTCACTCAATGGCCGGTCCGGCTACCGCTTCGGCCATGTGGAAGGCCCGATGCAGGTGGCGCATCACGACCAGTTCGACACGGCTTCCGGCTTCATGGTGCCGCCGCAGTGGTTCGCCATGTGGGCCCGCCGGCATCAGCACGAATACGGCTCGACGTCAGAGGATCTCGGCCAGATCGCGATCACCCAGCGTGCACATGCCGGCCCCAACGAACATGCGCTGCGCCGGGATCCGTTGACGATGGACGATTATCTCGCCGCACGCTGGATCAACGAACCGTTCCGGGTGTTGGACTGCACCTCGGAGGTCGACGGCGCCGTGGCGATCCTGATCACCGGCGAGGACATCGCCCGTAACGCCAAGCAGCCGCCGATGTGGCTGGTTGGGTCCTCCAACTCTCAAGGGGGTGCCGGCTGGACGGAATGGGATGACCCCACCGAGATGTATTCGCGGACAGCCGGACCGAAGATCTGGGATAAGACCGGCCTGACGCCGGCCGATATGGATCTGGCCTGTATGTACGACTGCTTCACCTACACCGTGATGGCCACCATGGAGGGGTTCGGCTTCTGCGAGAAGGGTGAGGTCGGCAAGTTCTTCTCCACGGGCCGGGCCACCTACGGTGGTGACGTGGTGGTGAACCCGCACGGGGGCCTGTTGTCCGAGGGGTACATACACGGCCTCAACCACCATTACGAGGCGGCGTTGCAGCTGCGCCACGCCGCCGGTCTGCGTCAGGTCGACAACGCACAACTCGCTCTCGTCACCGCCGGCGGCGGGCCGTTCGGCGGCGCCAATGTCTACAGCAGGGAGAAGCCATGA
- a CDS encoding TetR/AcrR family transcriptional regulator — protein MEQVANAPARRRRRRGQGDLRGEVLDAVNRLLDRWGSDEKLTMRAVAQEVGVAAPSIYLHFSDKAELVWAALSEKYAQLADQMDVAERTADGEGPRERLRAQVHAYCRFAMDNPGHYRLMYEIRQPAVDPERMGLHPARQVSGRLRRALAACADAGYPLTLPLYQATHTLWTGLHGLVSIQHSLAMAGSIDQLDDLADGLLDVLVSAEQRDGPAYPPQTDVDRFIAETVVEEP, from the coding sequence GTGGAGCAGGTAGCAAACGCGCCTGCGCGGCGACGACGCCGGCGCGGGCAGGGAGATCTTCGCGGCGAGGTGCTCGACGCCGTGAACCGGCTGCTCGACAGATGGGGTAGCGACGAGAAGCTCACCATGCGCGCCGTCGCTCAGGAAGTCGGAGTCGCCGCGCCCAGTATCTACCTGCACTTCTCCGACAAGGCCGAGCTGGTCTGGGCGGCCCTGTCCGAGAAATACGCTCAGCTGGCTGACCAGATGGACGTGGCTGAACGCACCGCCGATGGGGAGGGGCCGCGCGAGCGGCTCCGCGCCCAGGTCCATGCCTACTGCCGATTCGCGATGGACAATCCGGGCCACTACCGGCTGATGTACGAAATACGACAACCAGCAGTGGACCCTGAACGGATGGGCCTGCACCCGGCACGGCAGGTGTCGGGCCGGCTGCGACGCGCATTGGCCGCATGTGCCGACGCGGGCTATCCGCTCACCCTGCCGCTGTACCAGGCGACGCACACCCTCTGGACCGGCCTGCACGGCTTGGTGTCGATCCAGCACAGCCTTGCCATGGCGGGATCGATCGATCAGCTCGACGACTTGGCCGACGGTCTCCTCGACGTGCTGGTCAGCGCGGAACAGCGCGACGGCCCAGCGTATCCACCGCAAACAGACGTCGACCGCTTCATTGCCGAAACCGTCGTCGAGGAGCCTTAG
- a CDS encoding TetR family transcriptional regulator, whose translation MARGDRSPRGEHAVRMRNKLLEAALDLFSANGYDETTTDQIAESAGVSPRTFFRYFATKESVLFFGEYDFIDAVSGVYLDQPTEISDFEALANSFALLAPRLKRIRKRITLYHEAVASSLVLLGRERRNHEANAETVAKVISERRGLPSPDSDCHLLASIGMLLVERALHQWLSAPVCALDDLIRQEFAALPTVLK comes from the coding sequence ATGGCACGGGGTGACCGTTCACCGCGAGGCGAGCACGCCGTCCGGATGCGTAACAAACTGTTGGAAGCGGCGCTGGATCTGTTCAGCGCCAACGGTTACGACGAGACGACCACCGATCAGATCGCCGAAAGCGCAGGCGTGTCCCCGCGTACCTTCTTCCGATACTTCGCGACCAAGGAATCGGTGCTGTTCTTCGGCGAGTATGACTTCATCGACGCGGTGAGCGGTGTCTACCTCGACCAACCCACAGAGATATCCGATTTCGAGGCGTTGGCGAACTCGTTCGCGTTGCTTGCGCCCAGACTCAAACGCATTCGCAAGCGGATCACGCTCTACCACGAAGCTGTCGCGTCCTCACTCGTGCTGCTGGGCCGCGAGCGCAGGAACCACGAGGCCAATGCCGAGACCGTGGCCAAGGTGATCTCCGAACGGCGCGGGCTGCCCTCCCCGGACAGTGATTGCCACCTGCTGGCATCCATCGGAATGCTGCTCGTCGAGCGTGCGCTCCATCAGTGGTTGTCGGCACCGGTGTGCGCCCTCGATGACCTGATACGTCAAGAGTTCGCCGCGTTACCGACCGTGCTGAAGTAG
- a CDS encoding carboxymuconolactone decarboxylase family protein, whose protein sequence is MSETTHLGLKTMDAVYGPGFADSLPDDWTPMLEMTVDHLFGEVWSRPGLSIRDRRLLVLGATAALGRADLIEIQVRGALANDELSAGELREAVLQLQYYVGWGNGTQLNNGVEAALRAHAEGNHDKTENHK, encoded by the coding sequence ATGAGTGAGACCACCCACCTCGGTTTGAAAACCATGGACGCCGTCTACGGGCCCGGTTTCGCGGATTCGCTTCCCGACGACTGGACGCCGATGTTGGAGATGACCGTTGATCACCTGTTCGGCGAAGTATGGAGCCGGCCGGGCCTGTCCATTCGGGACCGTCGATTGCTCGTCCTCGGCGCCACCGCGGCGCTGGGCCGGGCCGATCTGATCGAGATTCAGGTGCGCGGTGCGCTGGCCAACGACGAACTGTCCGCGGGCGAACTGCGCGAAGCCGTTCTGCAGCTGCAGTACTACGTCGGCTGGGGCAACGGAACCCAGCTGAACAACGGTGTCGAGGCCGCGCTGCGGGCCCACGCCGAAGGCAATCACGATAAAACGGAGAACCACAAATGA
- a CDS encoding acyl-CoA thioesterase: protein MLVTLADVLDLFELAALGGDIFEGTQPDPPNHHIVGGQIAAQALMAASRTAQGRRPHSLHVYFLRRGDARRPVRFEVARLHDGGTFSTRRIAATQAGEVLMEGLASFTAGVVSADYQRTMPPAPPPESLMPIEEQLAPYAEEFGGFWIEERPFDVRYVDPPPRIAMDSGEPAGPVSRIWLRARGAIPPDPVVNSCVLTLQSALTPVETTLGPMRKSQYDISALLDHTVWFHRPADFSDWLIYEQTSPTGVAGRALATGAIYNRAGDLVCTAAQEIYFPPPRES from the coding sequence ATGCTGGTAACGCTGGCGGATGTGTTGGACCTGTTCGAACTCGCAGCGTTGGGGGGCGACATCTTCGAGGGCACCCAACCCGATCCGCCCAACCATCACATTGTCGGTGGTCAGATCGCTGCGCAAGCGCTGATGGCGGCAAGCCGGACTGCGCAGGGGCGCCGGCCACACAGCTTGCACGTCTACTTCCTGCGCCGTGGTGACGCCCGTCGGCCGGTCCGGTTCGAGGTCGCCCGGCTGCATGATGGCGGCACCTTCTCGACCCGCCGGATCGCCGCCACCCAGGCCGGCGAGGTGCTGATGGAAGGCCTCGCCTCGTTCACTGCCGGCGTCGTCTCCGCCGACTATCAGCGCACAATGCCGCCGGCGCCACCTCCGGAATCGTTGATGCCCATCGAAGAACAACTCGCGCCCTACGCCGAAGAGTTCGGCGGGTTCTGGATCGAGGAACGACCGTTCGACGTCCGCTATGTCGATCCGCCGCCCCGCATCGCCATGGACTCAGGCGAACCGGCGGGGCCGGTCAGTCGGATCTGGCTGCGTGCCAGGGGCGCGATTCCGCCGGACCCGGTCGTGAACAGCTGCGTACTCACCCTGCAGAGCGCCCTCACGCCGGTGGAGACCACGCTGGGGCCGATGCGGAAATCGCAATATGACATCTCGGCGCTACTCGACCACACAGTGTGGTTCCACCGGCCCGCCGATTTCTCGGACTGGCTCATCTACGAACAGACCTCACCCACCGGGGTCGCCGGACGCGCTCTGGCGACGGGTGCGATCTATAACCGGGCCGGCGATCTGGTGTGCACGGCGGCCCAGGAGATCTACTTCCCACCGCCCAGGGAAAGTTAG
- a CDS encoding TIGR03619 family F420-dependent LLM class oxidoreductase: MRFTVYLPNCMHVAAITQPWEHDLTGSDIARVAQRAEELGYSMVFLPEHFLTPTSHVELSGNHYFDATTAQAYVAGATSTITIGSMVTILPLHNPIVAAKQIATLDWFSGGRAQTTIGVGWLKEEYDAIGVPFNKRGRMTDEYLEAMFELWQNDSPNFDGEFVTFNDIAFGPKPVSKPHPTLWMGGDADAVLRRAARFSDGWAPWLTKPDELPGKLDYLYSQPGFDGRPFSVFYSLAVLSIGEEHAVVDDPNAQFGQSAQQVIDNCNMLAERGVTDTWVNPPPLAGFGAYLDHMQWVAEEIIPKVG; the protein is encoded by the coding sequence ATGCGATTCACCGTGTACCTACCCAACTGCATGCACGTCGCCGCGATCACCCAGCCATGGGAGCACGATCTCACAGGGAGTGACATCGCCCGCGTGGCGCAACGGGCCGAGGAGCTCGGGTACTCAATGGTCTTCCTGCCCGAGCACTTCTTGACACCGACATCTCATGTCGAACTCTCCGGGAACCACTACTTCGACGCCACTACCGCTCAGGCGTACGTCGCCGGCGCCACGTCAACCATCACCATCGGGTCGATGGTCACAATCCTCCCGTTGCACAACCCGATCGTCGCCGCGAAGCAGATCGCCACGCTCGACTGGTTCAGCGGGGGTCGAGCACAGACCACGATCGGCGTCGGTTGGCTCAAGGAGGAGTACGACGCCATCGGCGTCCCGTTCAACAAGCGGGGCCGGATGACAGACGAGTACCTCGAAGCGATGTTTGAGCTGTGGCAAAACGATTCACCGAACTTCGACGGCGAATTCGTCACGTTCAACGACATCGCCTTCGGGCCTAAGCCGGTCTCCAAACCCCATCCGACTCTGTGGATGGGCGGGGATGCCGACGCGGTACTGCGCCGGGCAGCCCGCTTCAGCGATGGCTGGGCACCGTGGCTGACCAAGCCCGACGAGCTGCCCGGCAAGTTGGACTACCTGTACTCACAGCCGGGTTTCGACGGCCGACCCTTCTCGGTGTTCTACAGCCTTGCAGTGCTGTCCATCGGCGAGGAACACGCCGTTGTCGATGACCCCAACGCGCAGTTCGGCCAGAGCGCTCAACAGGTCATCGACAACTGCAACATGCTCGCCGAGCGCGGCGTCACCGACACCTGGGTCAACCCGCCACCTTTAGCCGGCTTCGGCGCCTACCTGGACCACATGCAGTGGGTGGCCGAGGAAATCATCCCCAAGGTCGGGTAG
- a CDS encoding DUF4286 family protein, translating to MSPNLFVVLTNPIEGTDDAFNKWYDTRHLPEVLDVPGVVAAQRYDIAEVKVPDDQDLPAQLTPPSHRYMVIYELGDEPDVVMGEFLKRVMAGTLTLGEWLDLTTVSLTGWAPRGERVLADR from the coding sequence GTGTCCCCGAATCTGTTCGTTGTGTTGACCAACCCGATCGAGGGCACCGATGATGCCTTCAACAAGTGGTACGACACCCGGCACCTTCCTGAGGTTCTCGACGTGCCCGGTGTGGTGGCAGCTCAGCGGTACGACATCGCCGAAGTGAAGGTGCCCGACGATCAAGATCTACCCGCGCAGTTGACGCCACCGAGTCATCGCTACATGGTGATCTACGAACTCGGCGACGAGCCCGATGTGGTGATGGGGGAGTTTCTCAAACGCGTCATGGCGGGGACGCTGACCCTCGGGGAGTGGCTGGATCTGACCACCGTGTCCTTGACTGGTTGGGCTCCGCGCGGCGAACGTGTTCTCGCGGACCGATAG
- a CDS encoding NAD(P)-dependent oxidoreductase: MSVQTHSATTDPVRIAPRAGVIGLGMIGGGVAVSLARSGRIPVVYDIRPDAADDLLGVPPVAASPVDVARDSDVVLVAVVDAAQARTVLCADDGVLAGAHPGLVVVLLSTVAVPVVHELARECSAKGVELLDCGVTPGDQAANNGLVAILGGNDDAVRAAMPVLVDFAKEVVHCGPLGAGMATKIARNVITYGTWRAVHEAAGLVDAAGVAPERLIEVVQAADPEGATLFSWLRNQIAAQPDTRALVPQVRRLMDKDLAAAQELAADCGVVVPLVDATRSNGAETLEIPVKEQS; encoded by the coding sequence ATGAGTGTTCAAACCCACAGCGCTACAACAGACCCCGTGCGCATCGCACCGCGAGCCGGCGTCATCGGCCTCGGCATGATCGGTGGCGGTGTCGCTGTCAGCCTGGCCCGCAGCGGACGCATCCCGGTCGTCTACGACATCCGCCCCGATGCTGCCGACGACCTGCTGGGAGTACCACCCGTGGCGGCCTCGCCCGTCGACGTGGCCCGCGACAGCGATGTCGTGCTGGTTGCCGTGGTCGATGCCGCCCAAGCCAGGACCGTGCTGTGTGCCGATGACGGTGTGCTCGCCGGCGCTCACCCGGGCCTCGTCGTGGTGTTGCTGAGCACCGTTGCAGTCCCGGTGGTGCATGAGCTCGCCCGGGAGTGCTCGGCCAAGGGTGTCGAATTGCTGGACTGCGGAGTCACTCCGGGGGATCAGGCTGCCAACAACGGACTGGTCGCCATCCTCGGCGGCAACGACGACGCCGTCCGCGCGGCGATGCCCGTGCTGGTCGACTTCGCCAAGGAGGTGGTGCACTGCGGGCCCCTCGGTGCCGGCATGGCCACCAAGATCGCCCGGAACGTCATCACCTACGGCACCTGGCGCGCAGTCCACGAGGCCGCAGGACTCGTCGACGCCGCCGGTGTTGCACCGGAAAGGCTGATCGAGGTGGTTCAGGCAGCCGACCCCGAGGGCGCCACGCTGTTCTCCTGGCTGCGCAATCAGATTGCTGCACAGCCGGATACCCGCGCGCTTGTCCCGCAAGTGCGCCGTTTGATGGACAAGGACCTCGCTGCTGCACAAGAACTGGCCGCCGATTGCGGTGTCGTCGTACCGCTGGTCGACGCCACCCGCAGTAACGGCGCTGAAACCCTGGAAATCCCCGTAAAGGAGCAGTCATGA
- a CDS encoding Zn-ribbon domain-containing OB-fold protein, translating into MTPDTEYQRPQLRLAPSPTAESRAFWTGGEHGQLLINRCHGCGHFFHPPGPACWRCRSTDVAPEPVCGRGKVTTYTVNRQPWIPGFEPPYIVAMVELDDEPDVRLITNVVGVSENDIRIGMTVEVFFEDWTALSGAEDSRVWLPLFRPVGTA; encoded by the coding sequence ATGACGCCTGACACCGAATATCAGCGACCGCAGCTGCGGCTGGCGCCCAGCCCGACCGCAGAGTCGCGGGCCTTCTGGACGGGGGGCGAGCACGGTCAGCTGCTGATCAACCGCTGTCATGGTTGCGGGCATTTCTTCCACCCGCCTGGCCCAGCCTGCTGGCGTTGCCGGAGCACCGATGTCGCACCAGAGCCGGTCTGCGGGCGCGGGAAGGTGACTACCTATACCGTCAACCGCCAGCCCTGGATCCCCGGGTTCGAACCGCCCTACATCGTGGCAATGGTCGAACTCGATGATGAGCCAGACGTCCGGCTCATCACCAATGTGGTTGGGGTGTCTGAGAACGACATTCGAATCGGCATGACCGTCGAGGTGTTCTTCGAAGACTGGACTGCGCTCTCGGGAGCCGAGGACAGCCGGGTCTGGCTACCGCTGTTCCGTCCGGTCGGCACGGCCTGA
- a CDS encoding Zn-ribbon domain-containing OB-fold protein, with amino-acid sequence MTNPSLLPPIPVPDADTAPYWDGLKNGKLMLCRCDDTGKWIHPPLERSRYTGGPVHFDEVSGDGTVFSYVVVRQPLVPGRTPPYIVGLIELAEQRGLRINAVIDADPAHVRIGQEVKLRIGDLGESGYRIPEFVIK; translated from the coding sequence ATGACGAATCCGTCGCTCCTGCCACCGATTCCAGTGCCCGACGCGGATACGGCGCCGTATTGGGACGGGCTGAAGAACGGCAAGTTGATGCTGTGCCGGTGCGACGACACCGGGAAGTGGATCCACCCGCCGCTGGAGCGCAGCCGTTACACCGGCGGCCCGGTGCATTTCGACGAAGTCAGCGGCGACGGGACTGTGTTCAGTTACGTTGTGGTGCGCCAACCGCTGGTCCCGGGCAGGACACCGCCCTACATCGTCGGATTGATCGAACTCGCCGAACAACGCGGCCTGCGGATCAACGCTGTCATCGACGCCGATCCTGCTCACGTGCGAATCGGCCAAGAGGTCAAGCTGCGCATCGGTGACCTCGGCGAAAGTGGCTACCGCATACCAGAATTCGTCATAAAATAG